CCCCGCATCAGGTGAGCGCCCTCTATGGCAACTCCGAGGAGAACCTGAGGATCATCGAAAAGGCCTTCGGCGTGACCATCGTCCCCCGCGCCAACTTTATCAAGATAACAGGGGATGAGCCGGGCCTGGAAAAGAGCAGGACGCTCTTCGGCGAGCTGGCCGCGGTGGTGCGCGATGGACGGATGATACGCGGCCACGAGCTCAAGTACGCGGTGAGGGCCATCGTGCAGCACAGAGAGAGGGAGATGCAGTCCTTTCTGGCGGAGCGCATCAGGGTCTCCTCGAAGAAGATGTTCGTGACGCCCAAGACCGAGGGGCAGAAAGTGTACGTGGACGCGATAAGGAAGTACGATATCGTGTTTGGCATAGGCCCCGCCGGCACGGGAAAGACCTATCTCGCCATGGCGATGGCGGTCGAGGCGCTGCTCGAAGAGCGGGTGGGCCGGATCGTCCTCACGCGGCCCGCGGTGGAGGCGGGCGAGTCGCTGGGATTCCTGCCGGGAGACC
This genomic stretch from Candidatus Auribacterota bacterium harbors:
- a CDS encoding PhoH family protein; amino-acid sequence: MAEVRLDFDTPHQVSALYGNSEENLRIIEKAFGVTIVPRANFIKITGDEPGLEKSRTLFGELAAVVRDGRMIRGHELKYAVRAIVQHREREMQSFLAERIRVSSKKMFVTPKTEGQKVYVDAIRKYDIVFGIGPAGTGKTYLAMAMAVEALLEERVGRIVLTRPAVEAGESLGFLPGDLYEKITPYLRPLYDALYDMMEVSQVQRHIERGIIEVAPLAYMRGRTLNDSFIILDEAQNSTSEQMKMFLTRLGFDSKTVITGDITQVDLPGHRQSGLVQVQSVLEEITGIRFVYFTERDVVRHELVQEIIRAYERIPRSG